From one Staphylococcus kloosii genomic stretch:
- a CDS encoding hotdog fold thioesterase, with protein sequence MSTMLDALEMKIEKQEHGLMVVSMPVTDKVKQPFGYLHGGASLALGETACSMGAAYIIDTDHYIPLGLEMNANHIGSTVEGTIYATATIIHEGKTTQVWNIEIKDDTDRLICIMRGTVAIKERKN encoded by the coding sequence ATGAGTACGATGTTAGATGCTTTAGAGATGAAGATTGAAAAACAAGAGCATGGATTAATGGTCGTTTCTATGCCAGTAACTGATAAAGTGAAACAACCATTTGGTTACTTACATGGAGGTGCAAGTTTAGCATTAGGTGAAACTGCATGTTCAATGGGAGCAGCTTATATTATAGATACCGATCATTATATACCTTTAGGCTTAGAAATGAATGCTAATCATATCGGTTCTACTGTAGAAGGTACAATCTATGCTACCGCAACGATTATTCATGAAGGTAAAACAACACAAGTTTGGAACATCGAAATAAAAGATGATACGGACAGATTAATTTGTATCATGAGAGGTACAGTGGCAATCAAAGAACGTAAAAACTAG
- a CDS encoding HesB/IscA family protein, whose translation MAVINLTEAAAYEVKDMLKQNDMSDGYLKIKVNGGGCTGLTYGMSAEESKGDNDEVYEFYGLKVLVDKNDKPVLDGTTVDFKQSLMGGGFQIDNPNAIASCGCGSSFRTAKVAGSPEDC comes from the coding sequence ATGGCAGTTATAAATTTGACTGAAGCAGCAGCTTATGAAGTTAAAGACATGCTTAAACAAAATGATATGTCAGACGGTTATTTAAAAATTAAAGTTAACGGTGGCGGTTGCACTGGTCTAACTTATGGTATGTCTGCAGAAGAATCAAAAGGCGATAATGATGAAGTATATGAATTTTACGGTTTGAAAGTTTTAGTAGATAAAAATGACAAACCAGTCTTAGATGGTACAACAGTTGATTTCAAACAATCGCTAATGGGTGGCGGGTTCCAAATAGATAACCCTAATGCCATTGCATCATGTGGTTGCGGTAGTTCATTTAGAACGGCTAAAGTAGCAGGTTCACCAGAAGACTGTTAA
- a CDS encoding YuzB family protein, whose product MNPIVEFCISNMAKGGDYVYNQLDNDPGVDVLEYGCLQNCGLCSSTLYALVNGDIVEGESPDDLLQKIYAHIEETWIF is encoded by the coding sequence ATGAATCCGATAGTAGAATTCTGCATTTCGAACATGGCGAAAGGTGGAGATTATGTATATAACCAACTTGATAATGATCCTGGTGTAGATGTTCTAGAATATGGGTGTTTGCAAAATTGCGGATTATGTTCAAGTACCTTGTATGCATTGGTAAATGGTGATATCGTTGAAGGTGAATCACCAGACGATTTATTACAAAAAATATATGCTCATATAGAAGAAACATGGATTTTCTAG
- the dltB gene encoding D-alanyl-lipoteichoic acid biosynthesis protein DltB: MIPYGTFTFFLIALIVLLPVIILGLMGKRSYIYNGLSTFFMIVIIFSSHKHNLFGISYISTQLVSFILYIIWQVCIIMTYWKSKARNNSFAKFAVVITLSILPLVLVKVIQSSWLGHYQVILHESKVVSFIGFLGISYVTFKSVQLLMEIRDGSIKEVKFWKLIQFISFFPTISSGPIDRYKRFVKDDKKIPTGGEYNDLLIKAIHYIMMGFLYKYIIAYLIQKYAVAPLTLELTTFTGKWLYMYAYSMYLFFDFAGYSLFAIAFSYLYGVKTPENFNQPFKAKNIKDFWNRWHMTLSFWFRDCIYMRSLFYMSKKRMFKSQLLMSNIAFFINFFIMGVWHGLEVHYIAYGLYHGLMFIGYGYYERWKKQHPPKWQNKYTQALSIVVTFHFVTFGFLIFSGKLF; the protein is encoded by the coding sequence ATGATACCTTATGGCACTTTTACCTTTTTCTTAATAGCGCTCATCGTATTACTCCCAGTAATCATATTGGGACTTATGGGTAAGAGAAGTTACATATATAATGGTTTGTCTACTTTCTTTATGATTGTAATTATTTTCTCTTCACATAAACATAATTTATTTGGAATTAGCTATATTAGTACGCAACTTGTCAGTTTTATTCTTTATATTATATGGCAAGTATGTATCATAATGACTTATTGGAAATCGAAGGCGAGGAATAATTCATTCGCAAAATTTGCAGTAGTGATAACTTTATCTATTTTACCTTTAGTATTGGTTAAAGTTATTCAAAGTTCATGGTTAGGGCATTACCAAGTTATATTACACGAAAGTAAAGTCGTATCATTCATTGGCTTTTTAGGAATTTCCTACGTGACTTTTAAAAGTGTGCAATTACTTATGGAAATACGAGATGGTTCAATTAAGGAAGTTAAATTTTGGAAATTAATTCAATTTATTTCATTCTTCCCAACTATTTCATCTGGTCCAATTGATAGATATAAACGTTTTGTCAAAGATGATAAAAAAATCCCAACTGGTGGAGAATATAATGACTTACTAATTAAAGCGATTCATTATATTATGATGGGCTTTTTATATAAATATATTATTGCTTACTTAATTCAAAAATATGCCGTTGCGCCACTCACATTAGAATTAACTACCTTTACGGGCAAATGGCTTTATATGTATGCCTATAGTATGTATTTATTCTTTGATTTTGCAGGTTATAGTTTGTTTGCAATCGCCTTTAGTTATTTATACGGGGTGAAAACACCTGAAAACTTTAATCAGCCGTTTAAAGCAAAAAATATTAAAGATTTTTGGAATAGATGGCATATGACATTATCATTTTGGTTTAGAGACTGTATTTATATGCGTTCACTATTCTATATGTCTAAAAAAAGAATGTTTAAAAGCCAACTCTTAATGTCGAATATCGCATTTTTCATCAACTTCTTTATTATGGGGGTTTGGCATGGTTTAGAAGTACATTATATTGCTTATGGTTTATATCATGGCCTGATGTTTATAGGTTATGGATATTATGAGCGTTGGAAAAAACAACATCCGCCTAAATGGCAAAATAAATATACTCAAGCATTGAGTATCGTTGTAACGTTCCACTTTGTAACTTTTGGTTTTCTTATCTTTTCAGGTAAACTGTTTTAA
- the dltC gene encoding D-alanine--poly(phosphoribitol) ligase subunit 2 — MEFREQVLDLLADVSENNIVKEQPDIEIFEEGIIDSFKTVELLLEIQNKLDIEVSIMDFDRDEWATPNKIVAVLEQQK, encoded by the coding sequence ATGGAATTTAGAGAACAAGTATTAGATTTATTAGCCGATGTATCAGAAAATAACATCGTGAAGGAACAACCAGATATCGAAATTTTTGAAGAGGGTATTATTGATTCGTTTAAAACTGTGGAACTCTTATTAGAGATTCAAAATAAATTAGATATTGAAGTTTCTATTATGGACTTCGACAGAGACGAATGGGCGACACCAAATAAAATTGTTGCAGTACTTGAACAACAAAAATGA
- the dltD gene encoding D-alanyl-lipoteichoic acid biosynthesis protein DltD encodes MKLKPYIPILVSLVLFGVFLLLPASWFAGLISNKAVADQRLSLNEQVLKGTLIQNKLFESNHYYPIYGSSELGKDDPFNPGIVMHNRKNVPQQPYLIGTGGSTDLINAVGLASQYNNLKGKKLAFIISPQWFTNHGLTNDNFNARISQTQIDKLFEQPNLSPELKQRYAKRLLHFKNVENKPFLRQVAKNPDNVKHSYVSSFKENQLLKIEAIKSAYPLASSPLENVKPLNDNYESWKAMRQDAEAYGGEHTKSNKFGIRDKYWDLIKAHKRKINRNYEFNKNSPEFTDLALLVDTMRAAGADVQYISIPANGKWYDHIGIDSERRQGVYKKINHTVTSREGKLYDMTDKDYEPFVISDAVHIGWKGWVYINQCINHHMHEKP; translated from the coding sequence ATGAAGTTAAAACCATACATTCCAATTTTGGTTAGCTTAGTATTGTTTGGCGTTTTCCTATTATTACCAGCAAGTTGGTTTGCAGGTTTAATCTCAAATAAAGCAGTAGCTGATCAAAGATTGTCACTGAATGAACAAGTGTTAAAAGGAACCCTCATTCAAAATAAATTATTCGAATCGAATCATTACTATCCTATTTATGGATCGAGTGAACTTGGTAAAGACGATCCATTTAATCCTGGAATTGTGATGCATAATCGTAAGAACGTTCCACAACAACCGTATTTAATCGGTACTGGTGGTTCGACTGACTTAATCAATGCCGTTGGATTAGCATCTCAATATAATAATTTAAAAGGTAAGAAATTAGCCTTTATTATCTCACCACAATGGTTTACCAATCATGGATTAACAAACGATAATTTTAATGCTAGGATTTCTCAAACACAAATAGATAAATTGTTTGAACAACCTAATTTAAGCCCTGAGCTTAAACAACGATATGCGAAAAGACTATTACATTTTAAAAATGTTGAAAACAAACCATTTTTAAGACAAGTAGCTAAAAATCCAGATAACGTAAAGCATTCATATGTTTCTTCGTTTAAAGAAAATCAATTACTAAAAATAGAAGCTATTAAATCCGCTTATCCTTTGGCATCATCACCACTCGAAAACGTTAAACCACTTAATGATAATTACGAATCGTGGAAGGCCATGAGACAAGATGCAGAAGCATATGGCGGTGAACATACTAAATCTAATAAATTTGGTATTAGAGATAAATATTGGGATTTAATTAAAGCACATAAGAGAAAGATTAATCGAAATTACGAATTTAATAAAAACTCTCCAGAATTTACGGATTTAGCATTATTAGTAGATACAATGCGTGCAGCTGGTGCAGATGTACAATACATAAGTATTCCAGCTAATGGTAAATGGTATGATCATATTGGTATCGATTCTGAGCGTCGACAAGGCGTTTATAAAAAAATCAATCACACTGTAACATCACGTGAAGGTAAATTGTATGACATGACAGACAAAGATTATGAACCATTCGTTATTAGTGATGCTGTTCATATTGGATGGAAAGGTTGGGTTTATATTAACCAATGTATCAACCATCATATGCATGAAAAACCATAA
- a CDS encoding M17 family metallopeptidase → MNIQFNTKDKAFNQTLIVGVAGHLNQLSQPIVVDGVDITEDLSQLKHDHIVGSQVGKIYQTQLQINDKKYRLVTIGLANLKQLTSSDIAKVFGNLFQFLKAENVTTASLLFDSFEAKELPVERIAELLGQQSMRSIYEFDNYKTTKKAPYELVINLHSENQHIITSVQQGQTIGEAINLARDYSNMPPNILTPSYYEEVLTEHFKDTEVQLDVKNEEQLQNEGFGLVHAVSKGSINPARVFTLTYNGASSDEAPIALVGKGITYDSGGYSIKSKLGMQTMKYDMCGSANVIGMIEAARLLKLKINIVGVIVASENMINGEAMKPDDVFTALSGETVEVLNTDAEGRLVLGDAVFYANQFKPQVILDFATLTGAAVAALGEDKAAVFKNNDKAPLATILEHAYEADEMVFELPMTATEQRLIRQTDVADLVNHTNGHGKALFAATFISHFAGDTPHLHFDIAGPATTHKASFNGPKGPTGYMIPTIVQWLRSL, encoded by the coding sequence ATGAACATTCAATTTAACACAAAGGATAAAGCATTTAATCAAACACTAATCGTTGGTGTAGCAGGACATTTAAATCAATTATCGCAACCTATTGTAGTAGACGGCGTAGACATTACCGAAGACTTATCACAGTTGAAACATGATCACATAGTTGGTAGTCAGGTAGGTAAAATATATCAAACGCAATTACAAATTAATGATAAAAAATACCGACTTGTAACAATTGGATTAGCTAATTTAAAACAATTGACGTCATCAGATATTGCAAAGGTATTTGGCAATCTGTTCCAATTTTTAAAAGCTGAAAATGTAACAACAGCATCATTATTATTTGATAGTTTTGAAGCGAAGGAATTGCCTGTAGAAAGAATAGCAGAATTGTTAGGACAACAAAGTATGCGTTCAATATATGAATTTGATAATTATAAAACGACGAAAAAAGCGCCTTATGAATTAGTAATTAATTTACATAGTGAGAACCAACACATCATAACTTCTGTGCAACAAGGGCAAACAATAGGAGAGGCGATAAATTTAGCAAGAGATTATAGTAACATGCCTCCTAATATTTTAACGCCAAGTTATTATGAAGAAGTATTAACTGAGCATTTTAAAGATACAGAGGTACAATTGGATGTTAAAAACGAAGAGCAATTACAAAATGAAGGTTTTGGACTAGTACATGCTGTAAGTAAAGGTTCGATTAATCCTGCGCGCGTATTTACGCTTACTTATAATGGAGCTTCAAGTGATGAAGCGCCTATCGCATTAGTAGGTAAAGGCATTACGTATGATTCTGGTGGTTATTCAATTAAATCAAAGTTAGGTATGCAGACTATGAAATATGATATGTGTGGTTCTGCAAATGTCATTGGCATGATTGAAGCGGCACGTTTACTTAAATTAAAAATTAATATCGTTGGCGTTATCGTAGCTTCAGAAAACATGATAAATGGTGAAGCAATGAAACCAGACGATGTTTTCACGGCGTTAAGTGGTGAAACAGTGGAAGTATTAAATACTGATGCAGAAGGTAGACTCGTATTAGGTGATGCAGTCTTTTATGCAAATCAATTTAAACCACAAGTTATATTAGATTTTGCTACCTTAACAGGTGCAGCCGTAGCAGCATTAGGTGAAGATAAAGCAGCAGTATTTAAGAATAATGATAAAGCCCCATTAGCTACGATTTTAGAACATGCTTATGAAGCGGATGAAATGGTCTTTGAGTTACCGATGACGGCAACAGAGCAACGTTTAATTCGTCAAACGGATGTCGCTGATTTAGTAAATCATACAAATGGTCATGGTAAAGCCCTATTTGCAGCCACATTTATTAGCCATTTCGCTGGTGATACACCACATTTGCATTTTGATATTGCTGGGCCAGCTACGACGCATAAAGCATCATTTAATGGTCCTAAAGGTCCAACGGGTTATATGATCCCTACAATCGTACAGTGGTTAAGAAGTTTATAA
- a CDS encoding NifU family protein — protein MPTENATMFDQVAEVIERLRPFLLRDGGDCSLVDVEDGIVKLQLHGACGTCPSSTITLKAGIERALHEEVPGVIEVEQVF, from the coding sequence ATGCCAACTGAAAACGCAACTATGTTTGATCAAGTAGCTGAAGTCATAGAGAGATTACGTCCATTCCTACTACGTGATGGAGGAGATTGTTCACTAGTAGATGTAGAAGATGGGATTGTGAAATTACAATTACACGGTGCATGTGGTACTTGTCCAAGTTCTACTATTACTTTGAAAGCTGGTATTGAACGTGCTTTACACGAAGAAGTACCAGGTGTTATAGAAGTAGAACAAGTATTCTAA
- a CDS encoding NAD(P)/FAD-dependent oxidoreductase — MKNLVLLGGGYGNMRIMSHILPNALPDNYSLTLIDRMPYHSLKPEFYELAAGTKSDKEVRMNFPNSERVNIVYGEINDINLEDQIVTAGQTKVDYDELVIGLGCEDKYHNVPGAEEYTHSIQTLSKSRETFHHISELPNGAKVGIVGAGLSGIELASELRESREDLDIYLYDRGERILSRFPEKLSNYIEKWFKKNNVHVVPNSDINKVEPGRIYNCDVPEDLDLIVWTAGIQPVEIVRNLPIDISKSGRVILNQYHQVPTYPNVYVVGDCAELPHAPSAQLAEYQGDQIADVMKLQWQNKKLPEKMPEIKVQGFLGSLGDKKGFAYIMDRTVTGRLASILKSGVLWMYKYHNG, encoded by the coding sequence ATGAAGAATTTAGTTCTATTAGGTGGCGGCTACGGCAACATGCGTATTATGTCTCATATCTTACCAAATGCGTTACCTGACAATTATTCACTTACACTAATCGACCGTATGCCATATCATAGTTTGAAACCTGAATTTTATGAATTGGCCGCGGGTACAAAATCAGATAAAGAAGTGCGTATGAATTTCCCAAATTCTGAACGAGTGAACATCGTTTACGGGGAAATCAATGATATTAATTTAGAGGACCAAATCGTTACGGCCGGTCAAACAAAAGTTGATTATGACGAACTAGTTATCGGCTTAGGTTGTGAAGATAAATATCATAACGTTCCCGGTGCAGAGGAATATACACATAGTATCCAAACATTATCTAAATCTCGTGAAACGTTCCATCATATTAGTGAGCTACCAAACGGTGCTAAAGTTGGTATTGTAGGTGCAGGGCTAAGTGGTATCGAATTAGCGAGTGAATTACGTGAAAGTCGTGAAGATTTAGATATTTATCTCTATGATCGTGGCGAACGTATCTTATCTCGGTTCCCAGAAAAATTAAGTAATTATATCGAGAAATGGTTTAAGAAAAATAATGTTCATGTCGTGCCAAATTCAGATATTAACAAAGTTGAACCAGGCCGTATCTATAACTGTGATGTACCAGAAGATTTAGATTTAATCGTTTGGACAGCTGGTATTCAACCGGTCGAAATCGTTAGAAATTTACCTATCGATATTAGTAAAAGTGGCCGAGTTATTTTAAACCAATATCACCAAGTGCCAACTTATCCTAACGTTTACGTAGTTGGAGATTGTGCCGAACTACCTCACGCTCCAAGTGCTCAATTGGCAGAATATCAAGGTGACCAAATTGCTGATGTTATGAAATTACAATGGCAAAACAAAAAATTACCTGAAAAAATGCCTGAAATTAAAGTACAAGGCTTCCTAGGTTCATTGGGAGATAAAAAAGGATTTGCTTACATTATGGATAGAACGGTAACTGGACGTTTAGCTTCCATATTAAAATCTGGTGTACTTTGGATGTATAAATATCATAATGGTTAA
- a CDS encoding NAD(P)/FAD-dependent oxidoreductase, protein MAQNRKKVLVLGAGYAGLQTVTKLQKQISADEAEITLINKNDYHYEATWLHEASAGTISYEDLLYPVKSVINEDKVNFVKAEVTKIDRNAKKVETDAGIFDFDILVVGLGFESETFGIKGMKDHAFQIENVLTSRRLARHIEDKFANYAASKDKDDRDLAILVGGAGFTGIEFLGELTDRIPELCNKYGVEQSKVKITCVEAAPKMLPMFSDDLVNHAVNYLENKGVEFKIATPIVACNEKGFVVKVNDEEQQLEANTAVWAAGVRGSQLMEESFDGVKRGRIVNEQDLTIAGYDDIFVIGDCSAFIPAGEERPLPTTAQIAMQQGEHVAKNIKHILEGQPTQEFTYVDRGTVCSLGSNDGVGIVYGRDIAGKKAAFMKKVIDTRAVFKLGGIGLAFKKGKF, encoded by the coding sequence ATGGCACAAAATCGTAAAAAAGTTCTAGTTTTAGGTGCTGGTTATGCTGGCTTACAAACTGTTACTAAATTACAAAAACAAATTTCAGCTGATGAAGCAGAAATTACATTAATCAATAAAAATGATTATCACTATGAAGCTACTTGGTTACATGAAGCTTCAGCAGGTACGATTAGCTATGAAGATTTACTATATCCTGTAAAAAGTGTTATTAACGAAGATAAAGTAAACTTTGTAAAAGCAGAAGTAACTAAAATTGACCGTAATGCTAAAAAAGTTGAAACTGACGCTGGTATTTTTGATTTCGATATTTTAGTAGTAGGTTTAGGTTTCGAAAGTGAAACTTTCGGTATCAAAGGTATGAAAGACCACGCGTTCCAAATCGAGAACGTTTTAACTTCTCGCCGTTTAGCTCGTCATATCGAAGACAAATTTGCTAATTATGCTGCATCTAAAGACAAAGATGATCGTGATTTAGCTATATTAGTAGGTGGCGCTGGATTCACTGGAATTGAATTCTTAGGTGAGTTAACAGACCGTATTCCTGAATTATGTAACAAATATGGCGTTGAACAAAGTAAAGTTAAAATTACTTGTGTAGAAGCTGCACCAAAAATGTTACCAATGTTCTCAGATGACCTTGTGAACCATGCCGTTAACTACCTTGAAAATAAAGGTGTTGAATTCAAAATTGCAACTCCAATCGTAGCTTGTAACGAAAAAGGTTTCGTTGTTAAAGTTAATGATGAAGAACAACAATTAGAAGCAAATACAGCTGTATGGGCTGCTGGTGTACGTGGTAGTCAATTAATGGAAGAATCATTCGACGGCGTTAAACGTGGTAGAATTGTAAATGAACAAGACTTAACAATTGCTGGTTATGACGATATCTTCGTAATTGGTGACTGTTCAGCGTTTATTCCTGCTGGTGAAGAACGTCCATTACCAACAACTGCTCAAATCGCTATGCAACAAGGTGAACATGTTGCTAAAAATATCAAACATATTCTTGAAGGACAACCAACACAAGAATTTACTTACGTAGATAGAGGTACTGTATGTTCATTAGGTTCTAATGACGGTGTTGGTATCGTTTACGGTAGAGATATTGCTGGTAAAAAAGCTGCTTTCATGAAGAAAGTTATCGATACACGTGCTGTATTCAAATTAGGCGGTATCGGTCTTGCATTCAAAAAAGGTAAATTTTAA
- a CDS encoding YuzD family protein translates to MNKVSVVVYGAENVCASCVNAPTSKNTYEWLQPLLARKYPNIQFEYTYIDIEKDDDNLSDHDQHFIEQIQEDELFYPLITMNDEYVADGYIQLRDLTRFVNKIEAQ, encoded by the coding sequence TTGAACAAGGTGAGTGTCGTCGTGTATGGAGCGGAAAATGTATGTGCAAGTTGTGTCAATGCGCCGACTTCAAAGAATACGTATGAATGGTTACAACCATTATTAGCTAGGAAATACCCAAACATTCAGTTTGAATACACATATATCGATATAGAAAAAGATGATGATAATTTATCAGACCATGATCAACATTTTATCGAACAAATTCAAGAAGACGAATTGTTTTATCCGCTTATAACAATGAATGATGAATATGTGGCTGACGGTTATATCCAATTAAGAGATTTAACTCGATTTGTAAATAAAATTGAAGCACAATAA
- a CDS encoding Na+/H+ antiporter family protein — protein MFNAVVIAVVVMIILCLCRLNVVISLFISALVGGLIAGMSVTDIVTVFGKNIVDGAEVALSYALLGGFAALISYSGITDYLVLKIIKAIRAENSKMSRVKVKVIIMIALLVLSIMSQNVIPVHIAFIPIVIPPLISLFNELNIDRRQIGLIIGFGLCFPYVLLPFGFGQIFHQIILKGFTKAHHPIEMSMIWKAMIIPSMGYIVGLIVGLIYYRKPRKYIEHKDESEIAEVTLKPYVIVITIISIIATFTVQTLTDSMIFGALAGVLTFFVSGAYNWKDLDQKFVDGIQIMAYIGVVILTANGFAGVMNKTGDISQLVHSLSDITGGNKLLSIILMYIIGLIVTLGIGSSFATIPIIATLFIPLGESLGLSTMALIALIGTASALGDSGSPASDSTLGPTAGLNVDGQHDHVRDTCVPNFIFYNVPLIIFGTIAAMVL, from the coding sequence GTGTTTAATGCAGTCGTTATAGCTGTCGTAGTAATGATTATTCTATGCTTATGTAGATTAAATGTAGTTATTAGTTTATTCATTAGTGCGCTAGTAGGTGGCTTAATAGCCGGAATGAGTGTCACAGATATAGTGACAGTATTCGGTAAAAATATTGTAGATGGTGCAGAAGTTGCACTGAGTTATGCTTTATTAGGAGGTTTCGCCGCTTTAATTTCTTATAGTGGTATTACTGATTACCTCGTGTTAAAAATTATAAAAGCAATACGTGCCGAGAATTCAAAAATGTCACGTGTTAAAGTTAAAGTAATTATTATGATTGCATTATTAGTATTAAGTATTATGAGTCAAAACGTAATACCAGTACACATTGCATTTATTCCAATAGTTATACCACCATTAATTAGTTTATTTAATGAGCTTAATATTGATAGACGTCAAATTGGCTTGATAATAGGGTTTGGGCTATGTTTCCCATATGTCTTACTACCATTTGGTTTTGGTCAAATTTTCCACCAAATTATTTTAAAAGGGTTTACGAAAGCACATCATCCTATAGAAATGAGTATGATTTGGAAAGCCATGATAATACCTTCAATGGGGTATATTGTAGGTTTAATCGTAGGTTTAATTTATTATCGTAAGCCAAGAAAATATATTGAACATAAAGACGAAAGTGAAATTGCAGAAGTAACTTTAAAACCTTATGTAATTGTTATTACAATCATTTCTATTATTGCTACTTTTACAGTTCAAACACTAACAGATTCAATGATATTTGGTGCTTTAGCAGGTGTCTTAACATTCTTTGTTTCAGGAGCTTATAACTGGAAAGATTTGGATCAAAAATTTGTCGACGGTATTCAAATTATGGCTTACATTGGTGTGGTTATATTGACAGCTAATGGTTTTGCCGGGGTTATGAATAAGACAGGTGACATTAGCCAATTAGTACATAGCTTAAGTGATATTACAGGCGGTAACAAACTGCTTAGTATTATATTAATGTATATAATTGGTTTAATCGTGACATTAGGCATCGGTTCTTCATTTGCGACTATACCGATTATCGCAACGTTATTTATTCCGTTAGGCGAATCTTTAGGATTAAGCACAATGGCACTTATCGCATTAATCGGTACAGCGAGTGCACTTGGTGATTCAGGTTCACCTGCAAGTGACTCTACTTTAGGACCAACAGCCGGTTTAAATGTTGATGGGCAACATGACCATGTGCGTGATACTTGTGTACCTAACTTTATATTCTATAACGTACCTTTAATCATTTTCGGAACAATTGCCGCTATGGTATTATAA
- a CDS encoding FAD/NAD(P)-binding protein: MQQWTIIGGGIHAVTIALKLRSIGLTQNQLTIIDPHNNLCEQFAERTSKINMPFLRSPCVHHVHPDPFHLKQFVKINQYTNCTLGKYQRPQTDMFMDHIHMLIHQFNLNQCHISSSAIDISRIGNQWSILLDNNMNITTDHVVIAFGSYHDKNIPSIFHQQPDIQHIFDDDNINFERCSHVVGSGISAAHIVNKLLKQDKRIVHLWLNKTLTIHDFDADPGWLGPKKMTYFESITDSHQRLLLLNKERHKGSMPRELYLKLKHYQEQGRLIIHQDKINDVKHHHIITNAIEIFYDHIILATGFSNSIYQLPLIKKLILNYHASMAKCGLPQLTDDLSWLPKLHVSGALADLKLGPFARNIAGGREAAKRIATAYNSGVYAS, from the coding sequence ATGCAACAATGGACTATTATCGGTGGCGGCATTCATGCTGTTACAATTGCTCTCAAATTAAGATCTATAGGGCTAACGCAAAATCAGTTAACAATTATTGACCCACATAATAATTTATGTGAACAATTTGCCGAACGAACAAGTAAAATTAATATGCCCTTTTTACGTTCACCATGCGTACACCATGTACATCCAGACCCTTTTCATTTAAAGCAATTTGTCAAAATAAACCAATATACCAATTGTACTTTAGGAAAATATCAGCGTCCTCAAACTGATATGTTTATGGACCATATACATATGCTAATACATCAATTTAATTTAAATCAATGCCATATATCGTCCTCTGCAATCGATATTTCACGTATTGGTAACCAATGGTCAATATTACTAGATAATAATATGAATATAACAACTGATCATGTCGTCATTGCATTTGGCAGTTATCACGATAAAAATATACCATCAATATTTCATCAACAGCCTGACATTCAACATATATTCGATGATGATAATATTAATTTCGAAAGATGTTCTCATGTTGTTGGGAGCGGTATTTCCGCCGCTCATATAGTAAATAAACTACTAAAACAAGATAAACGTATCGTTCATTTATGGCTAAATAAAACGCTCACGATTCATGATTTTGATGCAGATCCAGGTTGGTTAGGCCCTAAAAAAATGACTTACTTTGAATCTATTACTGATTCTCATCAACGCTTATTATTACTTAATAAAGAACGACATAAAGGATCTATGCCAAGAGAATTGTATTTAAAATTAAAACATTATCAAGAACAAGGTCGATTGATTATCCATCAAGATAAAATAAATGATGTTAAGCACCATCACATCATTACAAACGCTATCGAAATATTTTATGATCATATCATATTAGCCACAGGATTTAGTAACAGCATATATCAATTACCACTTATTAAAAAGTTAATTTTAAACTATCATGCATCAATGGCTAAATGTGGTTTACCACAATTAACAGATGACCTATCTTGGTTACCAAAGTTGCATGTTAGCGGTGCATTAGCTGATTTAAAATTGGGTCCTTTCGCACGTAATATTGCTGGCGGTAGAGAAGCAGCGAAACGCATAGCAACGGCATATAATAGTGGTGTATACGCGAGTTAA